From the Roseiconus lacunae genome, one window contains:
- a CDS encoding efflux RND transporter periplasmic adaptor subunit codes for MSKSSLIPIAFLVIAVIAFSPSKLFGQGGPALVEITPIVSREVASGQTFVGTVTPPRRALVGSAVDGRVIEVFFEEGDRVEKDQPLAQLLTATISLELAAAKAELDYRREQLREMENGSLPEEINQARARLSRAKVMAEFGQRELERLAVLRQKNATSQSEFDSARSIAESTQEEFDEAKAALQLAIDGPRPEKIAQAKAQVAMQEAVVNKLEDQIKKYTIYTRFTGYITVKHTDIGAWATQGGAVAEVIALDEVDVVAKVVDSQVAYINVGDSVRVEVPALPDQALTGRVEAIVPQADVRSRTFPVKIRVKNTIKKSGDPLLKAGMLTRVMLATGGRTQAVLVPKDALVLGGAQPVVWVIDPASITRGDQSQQAKASPVPVRLGVADGSLIQVTGAIDPSHLVVVKGNERIIPNRNGEPSLVNLVPNTATPSTSEVSQKGDGNVVD; via the coding sequence ATGTCGAAATCCAGCCTTATTCCGATCGCATTTTTGGTTATTGCGGTCATTGCCTTTTCGCCCAGCAAGCTCTTCGGCCAAGGCGGCCCCGCTTTGGTTGAGATCACGCCGATCGTTAGCCGAGAAGTTGCGAGCGGTCAAACATTTGTTGGAACCGTCACGCCTCCTCGACGAGCTCTCGTTGGATCAGCCGTTGACGGGCGTGTGATCGAAGTCTTCTTTGAAGAAGGTGATCGCGTCGAAAAAGACCAGCCTTTGGCTCAGCTTTTAACGGCCACGATCAGCTTGGAGCTTGCAGCCGCGAAAGCCGAATTGGATTATCGCCGTGAGCAGCTTCGGGAAATGGAAAACGGTTCCTTACCAGAGGAAATCAACCAAGCGCGGGCGAGGCTGTCGAGGGCGAAAGTGATGGCCGAGTTCGGTCAACGCGAACTTGAGCGTCTCGCCGTGCTTCGGCAGAAGAACGCGACCTCGCAATCGGAATTCGACTCAGCGCGTTCCATCGCCGAATCGACTCAAGAAGAATTCGACGAGGCCAAAGCAGCACTTCAACTTGCGATCGACGGACCACGTCCGGAAAAAATCGCACAGGCGAAAGCTCAGGTGGCGATGCAAGAGGCAGTGGTCAACAAACTCGAAGATCAGATTAAAAAGTATACGATCTACACGCGTTTCACGGGCTATATCACGGTCAAGCACACCGACATCGGTGCCTGGGCGACTCAAGGTGGCGCGGTTGCCGAGGTCATCGCGCTCGACGAGGTTGATGTGGTCGCAAAAGTCGTCGACAGCCAAGTGGCTTACATTAACGTGGGTGATTCGGTGCGCGTCGAAGTCCCTGCATTGCCAGACCAAGCGTTGACCGGTCGGGTCGAAGCGATCGTCCCTCAAGCGGATGTTCGTTCGCGTACATTCCCTGTCAAAATTCGCGTCAAGAATACCATCAAGAAATCCGGTGACCCGCTTCTCAAAGCAGGGATGCTGACACGGGTGATGCTGGCAACGGGAGGCCGAACGCAGGCAGTCTTGGTTCCCAAAGACGCGTTGGTTCTTGGCGGAGCGCAACCGGTGGTATGGGTCATTGACCCTGCTTCTATTACGCGTGGCGACCAGAGCCAGCAAGCCAAAGCGAGCCCCGTACCGGTACGGCTGGGCGTCGCCGACGGAAGCTTAATCCAAGTTACCGGCGCGATCGATCCCAGCCACCTTGTGGTGGTCAAAGGAAACGAGCGGATCATCCCCAATCGAAACGGCGAGCCCAGTCTGGTGAACCTGGTACCGAATACGGCAACACCGTCGACAAGTGAAGTGAGCCAAAAAGGAGATGGCAATGTCGTTGATTGA
- a CDS encoding TlpA family protein disulfide reductase, whose amino-acid sequence MSGHFQPAGFSAIFFVTMLCLGCSQPNEESISEPETNTGDVGGVTNAQDLATKPSLLDAVANKRPSAPSDPGAEELPPAPGEAEEMTSQKPAPGLNFHLADDVPNAPTDDQNDDLAGDLNRRQLRQDFTPQELIDWLQYCDLDMEAVGRGKTQLKDPVEISRMLEAIARKKLEGSLQLKNHADATETQKIAGLRGQLQSLSHLASMGDLPSAKALKTLAESNLDSEIPSVAGDSRIILIGFALDELAGGRDEAADELVELVNSMQPKSQADIPAVLMLAEARRTLADYGMIDQAAKVRERILTLYGESTDPTISQIAADAAGTAKFDRARRLLDAILDNDEVAIERWTDAVNELLNDSPDIFAVQFLLEATLHLEVFGRDNFVKETFRLLSENITDEDSTIAKEVATAKEAMQARRDVIGTTFDFENYPVVVDQTLTPVDYEDKIVLMPFWVMQFPGSLQILPLLQKVQSSAPDRISIVGMNLDPAEAPVREFIASNQITFPNFRSVSSGNGEVANPIAAEFGLVSMPFVAVIDRGGKVAAIDFSGMRLESIVKELLAK is encoded by the coding sequence ATGTCTGGCCATTTCCAACCCGCAGGTTTTTCAGCGATCTTCTTTGTCACCATGCTCTGCTTGGGGTGCTCACAGCCCAACGAAGAGTCAATTTCGGAACCTGAAACCAATACCGGTGATGTAGGTGGCGTCACGAACGCACAAGACCTTGCGACAAAGCCCAGCTTGCTCGATGCCGTCGCCAATAAGCGTCCTTCCGCACCGTCCGACCCCGGCGCCGAAGAATTGCCGCCGGCGCCAGGTGAAGCGGAAGAAATGACTAGCCAAAAACCTGCACCGGGATTGAACTTCCATCTTGCCGACGATGTTCCCAATGCCCCTACCGATGACCAGAACGACGATTTGGCGGGAGACCTGAATCGCCGTCAATTGCGTCAAGACTTTACGCCCCAAGAGTTGATTGATTGGCTGCAGTACTGCGATTTGGATATGGAAGCTGTCGGTCGGGGCAAAACGCAACTGAAAGATCCTGTTGAAATCAGTCGCATGCTTGAAGCGATTGCACGAAAAAAACTGGAAGGGTCTCTACAACTGAAGAACCATGCAGATGCGACGGAGACGCAAAAGATCGCCGGATTGCGCGGGCAATTGCAATCGTTGTCACATCTTGCGTCGATGGGTGACTTACCGAGTGCCAAGGCCTTGAAGACACTCGCCGAATCCAATCTCGATTCGGAGATCCCGTCTGTCGCTGGTGATTCGCGGATCATCTTGATCGGTTTCGCACTCGACGAACTAGCAGGCGGACGCGACGAAGCTGCCGATGAATTGGTTGAACTGGTCAACTCAATGCAACCGAAATCTCAAGCGGATATTCCCGCAGTTTTGATGCTGGCCGAAGCGCGGCGGACATTGGCTGATTATGGAATGATTGATCAAGCCGCAAAAGTCCGAGAACGGATCTTGACCCTGTACGGCGAATCGACCGACCCGACAATTTCCCAGATTGCCGCCGACGCGGCAGGCACCGCAAAATTCGACCGCGCACGCCGTTTGCTCGACGCCATCTTAGACAACGACGAAGTCGCGATTGAACGATGGACGGATGCCGTCAACGAATTACTAAACGACTCGCCAGATATCTTTGCAGTCCAGTTCCTTTTGGAAGCGACGCTCCACTTGGAAGTTTTTGGCCGTGACAACTTCGTGAAAGAAACGTTTCGTTTACTCTCGGAAAACATTACCGACGAAGACTCAACGATCGCGAAAGAAGTCGCGACCGCAAAAGAAGCGATGCAGGCACGACGCGATGTGATCGGCACAACGTTCGACTTTGAAAACTATCCCGTCGTGGTCGACCAAACACTCACGCCGGTGGACTACGAAGACAAGATTGTCTTGATGCCGTTCTGGGTCATGCAGTTCCCCGGTTCACTACAGATATTGCCGCTACTACAAAAAGTCCAGTCTTCAGCCCCCGATCGAATTTCAATTGTGGGCATGAATCTTGACCCGGCCGAAGCACCGGTTCGTGAGTTCATTGCATCCAATCAAATCACGTTTCCAAATTTCCGAAGTGTCTCGTCGGGAAATGGAGAAGTAGCCAACCCGATCGCAGCCGAATTCGGCCTGGTATCGATGCCATTCGTCGCAGTGATCGATCGGGGAGGCAAAGTAGCTGCGATCGATTTTTCTGGAATGCGACTCGAATCGATCGTGAAGGAGCTTCTCGCCAAGTGA
- a CDS encoding efflux RND transporter permease subunit: MSLIEFFVKNPAKVSVGVLLVALFGWVALLRMPMQLTPEVQTPTITVETRWPGASPKEVEQEIVIEQEEQLKGVEGVTKLTSESSDSAGKIIIEFLVGTDMQKAVVDVIGRLEQVREYPIDADKPVISTANANDRPIAWFILSARQPDNARFEQFVKDHPELAEEIAAIRKIENSGLAMLRLRMMSDKTPAVKELLPAEAIDVPKLQRFAEDEIEAKFERVSGVSQANVLGGLEDELQVIIDPEKLAARQLTIAEVRNVLRGQNQDTSGGDYWEGKRRWIVRTLGQFRSPEQVEHQLLAVRDENPVYVRDVAEVRLGHKKATGLVRRFGESSIAVNALRETGANVLDVMAGLREVREELNEGLLKDRGLQLIQVYDETEYIYSALDLVQQNIFIGSALTMVVLMLFLHLGVRVIFLIPAIAASAIASQFSPWFFLLTLALMLGAGFWFARGALIVGLAIPISIVGTFLTLGILGRSLNVISLAGLAFAVGMLVDNAVVVLENIFRRWDEGERPLDAAINGTVEVWGAVLSSTLTTIAVFLPIVFVQEEAGQLFRDIALAISGAVALSLVVSMTFIPMMSRRLLRDRSTAPNQETNKPKERKKTRLVRWIESLGEFVVGLTVKINRWILGGFVRRIVFSFVLIGSAVGISWLVWPKVEYLPTGNRNLVFGILLPPPGYNLPQLVEMGETVERNLRPYWDVLPGSPEAENLDFPIIGDFFFVARGRQVFMGIRAYEPSEVSRLIPLVQKIGSQLPGTFAIAKQSSLFEQGLTAGRTIDVEITGPELETLVGLGGQVLGATKGVFPDAQVRPVPSLDLSAPELHVKPRLMQAAEMGVNSSDLGYTVDALVDGAYAADYFLDGDKIDLTIKGETRLAERSQDIRALPIATPGGELIPLIALSDVELGSGPEQINHRERLRAITIEVSPPPEVALEDAMVQIESQVVQPMIDSGRLPPGYRVNLAGTADKLRDTWQALRFNVLLALLITYLLMVALFESWLYPLVIILVVPLGAVGGVLGLRLLNLYYMQSLDILTMLGFVILIGTVVNNPILIVHQSLNLMRIEKMPPKQAILESVRSRIRPIFMTTTTTVLGLLPLVLFPGAGSELYRGLGSVVLGGLVVSTVFTLFLVPTMFSLAMEFRNVFVRSENAT; encoded by the coding sequence ATGTCGTTGATTGAGTTCTTCGTCAAAAACCCGGCGAAAGTTTCAGTCGGTGTCTTGCTAGTTGCATTGTTCGGTTGGGTTGCGTTGCTACGCATGCCGATGCAACTGACCCCCGAAGTCCAAACGCCGACGATTACGGTCGAAACCCGCTGGCCTGGGGCGAGCCCAAAAGAAGTCGAGCAGGAGATTGTCATCGAGCAAGAGGAACAGCTCAAAGGCGTCGAAGGCGTCACCAAACTGACATCGGAAAGCTCCGACTCGGCGGGTAAGATTATTATCGAGTTCTTGGTGGGAACCGACATGCAAAAAGCAGTCGTCGATGTCATCGGCAGACTCGAACAAGTGCGTGAATACCCGATCGATGCCGATAAACCGGTGATCTCGACGGCCAACGCAAACGACCGGCCGATCGCTTGGTTTATCCTCAGTGCACGCCAACCCGATAACGCCCGATTCGAACAGTTCGTCAAAGACCATCCGGAACTGGCCGAAGAAATCGCGGCGATCCGTAAGATCGAAAACTCGGGGCTTGCGATGCTCCGGCTTCGAATGATGAGCGATAAAACGCCGGCGGTCAAAGAGCTTCTGCCGGCCGAGGCAATCGATGTCCCCAAACTTCAACGTTTTGCCGAAGACGAAATCGAAGCCAAATTCGAACGTGTTTCGGGAGTTTCGCAAGCGAACGTGCTCGGTGGTCTTGAAGATGAACTGCAAGTGATCATCGATCCCGAAAAACTTGCCGCCCGACAACTCACGATCGCCGAAGTTCGCAATGTACTGCGTGGCCAAAACCAAGACACCTCGGGCGGTGATTATTGGGAAGGCAAACGCCGATGGATCGTACGAACGCTAGGACAATTTCGCTCGCCCGAACAAGTCGAACACCAACTGCTCGCCGTTCGAGATGAAAACCCGGTATACGTTCGTGACGTTGCCGAAGTTCGGCTTGGCCATAAAAAGGCGACTGGACTGGTGCGGCGTTTTGGTGAATCAAGTATCGCCGTTAACGCGCTCCGAGAAACCGGTGCGAACGTACTGGACGTGATGGCCGGGCTTCGCGAAGTCCGAGAGGAGCTGAACGAAGGTTTGCTCAAGGATCGTGGGCTGCAACTCATTCAGGTGTATGACGAAACCGAGTACATTTATTCGGCACTTGATCTCGTTCAGCAAAACATCTTCATCGGCAGTGCACTGACGATGGTCGTCTTGATGCTGTTTTTGCATCTCGGCGTGCGAGTGATCTTCTTGATCCCCGCGATCGCAGCGAGTGCGATTGCATCGCAATTTTCTCCGTGGTTCTTTCTGCTGACACTGGCGTTGATGCTCGGTGCGGGCTTTTGGTTTGCCCGCGGTGCGTTGATCGTCGGTTTGGCGATTCCGATCAGTATCGTCGGGACTTTCTTGACGCTGGGTATCCTGGGACGGTCGCTCAATGTGATCAGTTTGGCCGGACTGGCATTCGCGGTCGGGATGCTGGTCGATAACGCCGTCGTTGTGTTAGAAAACATTTTCCGCAGGTGGGACGAAGGCGAACGCCCACTCGACGCGGCAATCAACGGCACCGTCGAAGTCTGGGGAGCGGTGCTGTCGTCGACTTTGACCACCATCGCCGTCTTCTTACCGATCGTCTTTGTTCAAGAAGAAGCTGGGCAACTGTTTCGGGACATCGCGCTGGCGATCAGCGGTGCGGTCGCATTGTCGCTGGTCGTCTCGATGACGTTCATCCCGATGATGTCGCGCCGATTGCTTCGAGATCGCAGCACCGCACCGAATCAGGAAACGAATAAACCTAAAGAACGAAAGAAAACTCGACTGGTCCGTTGGATCGAATCTCTCGGCGAATTCGTCGTCGGACTAACAGTCAAAATCAACCGTTGGATTCTTGGCGGATTTGTCCGGCGGATCGTGTTTTCATTCGTTCTGATTGGAAGTGCCGTTGGCATCAGCTGGTTGGTATGGCCGAAGGTAGAATACCTACCAACAGGAAATCGCAACCTTGTGTTTGGGATTCTGTTGCCACCACCGGGATACAATCTTCCTCAATTGGTCGAGATGGGCGAGACGGTCGAACGTAACCTCCGCCCGTATTGGGACGTATTGCCGGGTTCTCCTGAAGCGGAAAACCTGGATTTCCCAATCATCGGAGACTTCTTTTTCGTCGCCCGTGGACGCCAGGTGTTCATGGGGATTCGCGCATACGAACCGTCTGAAGTCAGTCGCTTGATTCCGCTGGTTCAAAAGATTGGTTCACAATTACCGGGAACGTTTGCCATCGCGAAACAGTCCAGTTTGTTCGAACAAGGATTGACCGCGGGACGAACGATCGACGTCGAAATCACCGGACCTGAATTGGAAACGCTCGTCGGACTCGGCGGCCAAGTGCTCGGCGCGACCAAAGGTGTTTTCCCTGACGCTCAGGTCCGACCGGTTCCTAGCTTGGATTTGTCCGCACCAGAATTGCACGTCAAACCGCGATTGATGCAAGCAGCGGAAATGGGTGTGAACAGTTCCGATCTCGGCTACACCGTTGACGCCCTCGTCGATGGGGCATACGCGGCAGATTACTTTCTTGACGGTGACAAAATCGACCTGACGATCAAGGGCGAAACCCGGTTGGCCGAACGTTCGCAAGACATCCGAGCGTTGCCGATCGCCACACCTGGCGGCGAATTAATCCCATTGATCGCGCTCAGCGACGTCGAACTTGGAAGTGGTCCCGAACAGATCAATCACCGTGAGAGACTGCGTGCGATCACGATCGAAGTTTCTCCGCCTCCCGAAGTCGCGCTCGAAGATGCGATGGTTCAAATTGAATCCCAAGTCGTCCAACCGATGATCGATAGCGGTCGACTGCCGCCGGGCTACCGCGTTAATTTGGCCGGTACGGCTGACAAACTACGTGATACATGGCAGGCTCTGCGTTTTAACGTTCTGCTGGCTCTTCTGATTACCTACTTATTAATGGTCGCCCTGTTCGAATCTTGGTTGTATCCATTAGTGATTATCTTGGTCGTGCCGCTCGGGGCGGTCGGCGGAGTCCTCGGACTGCGTTTGCTTAATCTGTATTACATGCAGTCACTGGACATCCTGACGATGCTGGGATTCGTGATCCTGATCGGGACGGTGGTGAACAACCCCATTTTGATTGTCCATCAATCACTAAACTTGATGCGAATCGAAAAGATGCCACCGAAGCAGGCAATTCTCGAAAGCGTGCGTTCGCGTATCCGTCCGATTTTTATGACGACGACGACAACGGTTCTCGGCTTATTGCCACTTGTGTTGTTCCCCGGAGCAGGCAGCGAACTTTACCGTGGTCTTGGCAGTGTCGTTCTAGGCGGATTGGTCGTATCGACAGTGTTTACGTTGTTCTTGGTACCAACAATGTTCAGCTTGGCAATGGAGTTTCGCAATGTTTTTGTCCGCTCCGAAAACGCTACCTAG
- a CDS encoding YegJ family protein gives MRLTGLLALGICLIGCSAPDAETPETLVTSGYDQDAMEQAIGKAQNSVSTFVAELENPTGSDHAVKAPIEDDGETEHFWLTNLDLKDGVFTGIINNEPGIVSNVKIGQSWTIKQEEISDWMFMKDGMMHGNYTLRPLLETMPAEQADQLRAILVDP, from the coding sequence ATGCGTCTTACTGGATTGCTCGCCCTTGGTATCTGTTTGATAGGTTGCAGTGCTCCAGACGCGGAGACTCCGGAGACCCTGGTGACGTCGGGCTATGATCAAGACGCGATGGAACAAGCGATCGGAAAAGCCCAAAATAGTGTTTCAACGTTTGTCGCAGAGCTCGAAAACCCTACGGGGAGCGACCATGCCGTCAAAGCACCGATCGAAGACGACGGGGAGACCGAACACTTTTGGTTGACAAATCTTGATCTCAAAGACGGCGTGTTCACAGGGATCATCAACAACGAACCGGGGATCGTTTCCAATGTAAAAATTGGCCAGAGCTGGACGATCAAGCAAGAAGAGATTTCTGACTGGATGTTTATGAAAGACGGAATGATGCACGGTAACTACACCCTCCGACCGCTACTCGAAACCATGCCCGCCGAACAAGCCGATCAACTACGGGCGATCCTGGTCGATCCCTAG
- a CDS encoding cytochrome c3 family protein, which yields MRENELPVTPPPTDDRPNDRWLVDDGGSQSLTWFGQRRRWYWGGSIGSIALCLSAFFFVPPATLIKPGKLSGPHAQILSGSVGNERCAACHDRASLDFSSWFGRDVPGHQGVQQSDRCLTCHHRTIDANLARSAHNLPRSVRTELSEIVRTAMGDHSGTTPRTQIDQEDLECSVCHQEHHGLEGDLLAVSDQQCQACHTIQFGQFADSHPDWSQWPYGRGGSISFNHATHQGKHFPGWQSGAVAFDCNRCHPDQEAVAGLRANRHGELLRTVSFESGCATCHEQSMKVASADGIELLAVPSVSKETAIAIGDWPQSATGFIDGRISPMMELLLRGDPKVADALRQIPGGDLARLDPMSLQSESLSRIIAEATARLINDISKLGHRTLRKRLSVSGITTSAPMDALLRTLPAQFVQAAQERWFDTKQELGVQAIESPQASSVFRRKRIRLVAADGDDLLGTSPIIGDPLSDDSLLGDSLLDHSLSGSDDDPLGASAFDRASISDMNESNYSNDLSADGGWYRDDLTLSIRYRPTMHADLVLKELVELFSGLSDSDPVKTRMLSLPAVEACVRCHPGATHLPASWEATPTVGGKRDFTKFSHRPHLNVSALGQCTHCHQVATLPTDPSVTASGGGLATFPDFAPLGQQTCAACHRKNAASDRCTTCHHYHIEH from the coding sequence ATGCGTGAAAACGAACTCCCAGTCACCCCGCCTCCAACAGACGATCGTCCCAATGATCGATGGTTGGTCGATGACGGGGGGAGCCAATCATTGACTTGGTTTGGTCAGCGAAGACGTTGGTATTGGGGGGGCAGTATTGGGTCGATCGCGTTGTGCCTGTCCGCGTTTTTCTTCGTGCCACCGGCGACACTGATCAAACCTGGAAAGTTGTCCGGACCTCACGCACAAATACTCTCAGGTTCGGTCGGTAATGAACGGTGTGCGGCATGTCATGACCGAGCGTCACTAGATTTTTCTTCTTGGTTTGGTCGCGATGTTCCGGGACATCAGGGAGTGCAGCAATCCGATCGTTGCCTAACCTGTCACCACCGCACGATCGACGCGAACCTTGCTCGTTCGGCACATAACCTGCCTCGTTCGGTTCGAACGGAGCTGAGCGAAATCGTACGAACTGCAATGGGAGATCACTCGGGCACCACGCCGAGAACACAAATTGATCAAGAAGATCTGGAGTGTAGTGTTTGCCATCAGGAGCACCATGGACTCGAAGGTGACTTGCTCGCCGTATCGGACCAGCAGTGCCAAGCTTGTCATACGATTCAATTTGGTCAGTTCGCGGATTCACATCCCGACTGGAGTCAATGGCCTTACGGTCGAGGCGGTTCGATTTCCTTCAACCACGCGACGCATCAAGGCAAGCATTTTCCCGGATGGCAAAGCGGCGCGGTGGCGTTCGATTGCAACCGATGCCATCCCGACCAAGAGGCCGTTGCGGGGCTTCGAGCCAATCGTCATGGAGAATTGCTCAGGACGGTCTCCTTCGAGTCCGGATGTGCAACCTGTCATGAGCAATCGATGAAGGTCGCGTCAGCCGATGGAATTGAATTACTAGCAGTACCTTCCGTTTCAAAGGAAACCGCCATCGCGATTGGTGATTGGCCGCAGTCTGCAACTGGTTTTATCGACGGCCGAATATCACCCATGATGGAGTTGTTGCTTCGTGGTGATCCTAAAGTCGCCGATGCGCTTCGCCAAATCCCCGGTGGTGATTTGGCGAGATTGGATCCGATGTCCCTTCAATCAGAATCGTTGTCACGGATCATTGCCGAGGCAACCGCTCGACTGATCAACGACATTAGCAAGCTAGGACATCGTACATTGCGAAAACGCTTGTCAGTCTCCGGGATAACGACCTCGGCGCCCATGGATGCCCTCCTACGGACATTACCGGCGCAGTTCGTGCAAGCGGCACAGGAGCGATGGTTCGATACAAAGCAGGAACTCGGTGTCCAAGCCATTGAGTCTCCCCAAGCCAGCAGCGTTTTTAGACGCAAACGCATCCGTTTGGTTGCTGCCGACGGCGATGATCTCTTGGGGACTTCGCCGATCATCGGCGACCCTTTGAGCGATGATTCATTGCTCGGTGATTCCCTGCTCGATCACTCTCTTTCGGGGAGCGACGACGATCCCCTGGGAGCTTCAGCATTTGATCGAGCGTCGATTTCGGACATGAACGAATCGAATTACTCGAATGATCTATCAGCTGACGGTGGCTGGTATCGTGATGATTTGACGTTGTCGATCCGTTACCGACCGACAATGCATGCCGATTTGGTACTTAAGGAACTGGTCGAGTTATTCAGTGGATTGAGCGATAGCGACCCAGTCAAGACTCGTATGTTGTCTTTACCTGCGGTCGAAGCCTGTGTTCGCTGCCACCCTGGAGCGACACATTTACCTGCTTCCTGGGAGGCAACTCCGACGGTTGGTGGAAAACGAGATTTCACCAAATTTTCCCATCGTCCGCATCTGAATGTCTCCGCCCTTGGCCAGTGCACTCACTGCCACCAAGTCGCGACATTGCCGACTGATCCAAGCGTCACGGCAAGTGGCGGTGGTTTAGCAACGTTCCCAGACTTCGCGCCCTTGGGGCAGCAAACATGTGCGGCCTGTCATCGCAAGAATGCCGCAAGCGATCGTTGTACGACGTGTCATCATTACCACATCGAGCATTAA
- a CDS encoding 4Fe-4S dicluster domain-containing protein: MDQSQTIAVQRPNRWDEPLDSAMSDADVAWLRTRSPFSKMDRAAFPKATPLDGILRYDCRLHRVEPGEIIVREGDYGNSAFLVITGTVRAMIDSLPEKQLGREATRMIDWVEALKRYLGRSPFRESRTAEQVSLNANDDRSRLIRDIDDRQAVFLQDTDAIFDRYDNVALGAGELFGEVAAMYRSPRSASVIAETEAALLEIRWQGLRVLRRDRQFADTLETHYRKHWLPLHLREIPLLRFLPDENLAKVIEATQLRSYGRLEWNADYKKTRKLPANEQIAKEPLVLDQGQFPTELIVVRSGFGRMCIRHGAGHQTTAYLGKGHFFGLEEMTYNAFRPESMPPIPYQHSLHAVGFLDALAIPVETFATEILPHVRKSELPEVARHLIGSSSASPKERRRSGRRETQSESEVATNHQDVSHAAGASFDSTSLLEFVVQNRFNNGRDAMVIDLHRCTRCDDCVRACADVHDNNPRFVRQGAVHDRLQIVQACMHCTDPVCMIGCPTGAIARDMNTGVVSIHDSICVGCGVCSAACPYENIAMVEVNDKKGRAYVDQKTGRPIKKATKCDQCSGLPTGPACVAACAHDAIARIDLSESAPLTEWLEKRS, from the coding sequence ATGGACCAGAGCCAAACCATTGCCGTGCAACGCCCCAATCGCTGGGACGAACCTCTCGATTCCGCAATGTCCGATGCGGACGTGGCATGGCTGCGCACTCGGTCGCCATTTAGCAAAATGGATCGTGCGGCGTTTCCTAAGGCGACCCCCCTGGATGGGATCCTCCGGTACGACTGTCGTCTCCATCGCGTTGAGCCCGGCGAGATCATTGTCCGCGAGGGGGACTATGGAAATAGCGCGTTTTTGGTGATCACCGGAACCGTCCGTGCGATGATCGACTCGTTGCCCGAGAAACAATTGGGACGCGAGGCGACACGGATGATCGACTGGGTCGAAGCTCTGAAACGTTATCTGGGGCGTTCGCCGTTTCGAGAGAGTCGCACGGCAGAGCAAGTCAGCTTGAACGCGAACGATGATCGGTCCAGGTTGATTCGCGATATTGACGATCGACAGGCGGTGTTTCTGCAGGACACTGATGCAATCTTTGATCGCTACGACAACGTGGCTCTCGGTGCGGGCGAGTTGTTTGGCGAAGTGGCGGCTATGTACCGCTCTCCACGTTCGGCGAGTGTGATTGCGGAAACCGAAGCTGCCCTTTTGGAGATACGGTGGCAAGGCCTACGTGTGCTTCGGCGAGATCGACAATTCGCCGATACCTTGGAAACGCACTACCGAAAGCACTGGTTGCCACTGCACTTACGTGAGATACCGTTGCTGCGTTTTCTGCCCGATGAGAACTTAGCGAAAGTAATCGAGGCGACACAACTCCGCTCGTACGGCAGACTGGAATGGAATGCCGACTACAAAAAAACTCGCAAGCTGCCAGCAAACGAGCAAATCGCGAAAGAGCCTTTGGTTCTCGATCAAGGTCAATTCCCGACTGAGCTAATCGTGGTACGAAGCGGTTTCGGCCGAATGTGCATTCGACACGGGGCCGGCCACCAGACGACAGCCTACCTGGGGAAAGGTCATTTTTTCGGGCTCGAAGAAATGACTTACAACGCCTTTCGCCCCGAATCAATGCCGCCGATTCCATACCAGCACTCGCTTCATGCGGTTGGTTTTTTGGATGCGTTGGCAATCCCGGTCGAAACCTTTGCGACCGAGATTTTACCACACGTCCGTAAGAGCGAGCTTCCCGAAGTCGCCCGCCATTTAATCGGTAGCTCGTCGGCTTCGCCAAAAGAACGCAGGCGAAGTGGTCGCCGCGAGACACAGTCGGAATCCGAAGTTGCGACCAACCACCAGGATGTCTCACACGCCGCCGGCGCTTCGTTTGATTCAACGAGCTTGCTAGAGTTTGTGGTCCAAAATCGATTCAACAACGGTCGTGACGCGATGGTCATCGACTTACACCGTTGCACTCGGTGCGACGACTGTGTTCGGGCGTGTGCTGACGTGCACGACAATAATCCGCGATTTGTCCGCCAAGGTGCTGTCCACGACCGATTGCAAATCGTTCAAGCCTGTATGCACTGTACAGATCCGGTTTGCATGATCGGTTGCCCGACCGGCGCAATTGCGAGAGACATGAACACTGGTGTCGTTTCGATTCATGATTCGATTTGTGTTGGTTGCGGTGTTTGCTCGGCAGCCTGCCCGTATGAAAACATCGCCATGGTCGAAGTTAACGATAAGAAAGGGCGAGCCTATGTTGATCAGAAAACGGGCCGCCCGATCAAGAAGGCGACCAAGTGCGATCAGTGCAGCGGATTGCCCACCGGGCCGGCTTGCGTTGCGGCCTGTGCCCATGACGCAATTGCACGGATCGATCTTAGCGAGTCTGCCCCACTTACCGAATGGTTGGAGAAACGGAGTTGA